A stretch of Endozoicomonas sp. SCSIO W0465 DNA encodes these proteins:
- a CDS encoding transposase yields the protein MTKSQYVYKTLFRFRAGIEAGISWLKRCFGLSRCHCKGSERFDSHCWLSVVCYNLVILARHPAPS from the coding sequence ATGACTAAAAGTCAGTATGTGTATAAAACGCTCTTTCGCTTCCGGGCAGGTATTGAAGCGGGAATTTCGTGGCTAAAGAGATGTTTTGGGCTATCACGTTGCCACTGCAAGGGTTCTGAGCGTTTTGATTCTCATTGCTGGTTATCGGTGGTCTGTTACAACCTGGTGATTCTGGCCAGACACCCGGCACCATCCTGA
- a CDS encoding IS4 family transposase yields MLPLSPKPWSELTFGCADLGDTRRTKRLVKVAAELSAHTGNSLSSSCEGYTALVTGAYRLIENEAVKPEAIAEAGFQATAKIARQSRLLLALEDTTTLGYKHAVRSELGDLGGPEGSKTRGFHVHSVFLVDADTERSIGLIDQERWVREDVQRGKKNQRRQLPYEGKESFKWQRASENTEQRMGGKMPDIISVCDREADIYEYMHYKLDNRQRFVVRATQNRILVDGELLLFDSLAQAEAKLPLMVGSTNVQ; encoded by the coding sequence ATGCTTCCACTTTCTCCTAAACCATGGTCAGAACTAACTTTTGGATGTGCTGATTTGGGCGATACTCGACGTACAAAACGACTTGTCAAAGTTGCTGCCGAGCTTTCAGCTCATACCGGTAATTCTTTGTCATCTTCATGCGAAGGTTATACCGCACTGGTAACTGGAGCTTACCGGCTGATTGAGAATGAGGCCGTAAAGCCTGAAGCAATAGCTGAGGCAGGCTTTCAGGCAACTGCCAAAATAGCGAGACAGTCTCGCCTACTTCTGGCTCTCGAAGATACAACAACCCTGGGTTATAAACATGCTGTCAGATCCGAGCTTGGTGATCTTGGAGGTCCTGAAGGCTCTAAAACCAGAGGATTCCACGTCCACTCTGTCTTCTTGGTTGATGCGGATACAGAGCGAAGCATTGGGCTTATTGATCAAGAACGATGGGTTAGAGAGGACGTTCAGCGGGGGAAAAAGAACCAACGTCGTCAGCTACCTTACGAGGGAAAGGAAAGCTTTAAGTGGCAAAGAGCCTCTGAAAACACAGAACAAAGGATGGGGGGTAAAATGCCTGACATCATCAGTGTTTGCGACCGGGAGGCGGATATATACGAATATATGCACTACAAACTGGATAACCGACAGCGGTTTGTTGTAAGAGCTACACAAAACAGAATCCTGGTGGATGGCGAACTCTTATTATTTGATTCCTTAGCTCAGGCTGAGGCTAAGTTACCGTTAATGGTTGGAAGCACCAATGTTCAGTAA
- a CDS encoding IS1595 family transposase, producing the protein MQSELFQNFIDSISTLTSEQRDILNNSLLSTQIEVTEVVETTDSEPVYSESIPNNDNATPDVEKSILAQFAENPRCPKCKSHSVGRWGIRNGRQRYHCKTCDSTFNAFSGTPLARLRHPEKWNKYLAGMTHSMVLRPAAAENAIDLKTAFRWRHRFLEVINNDQAEELCGITELDETFFRESFKGQREGLPRPTRKRGNDPNKARKVPVMVARDRNRNTVDGVLENESANELCRHLNGRISIQATVCADAHLAHEKLADKLGFVFKELVTSAGQHVVEGIYHIQTVNSYHSHLKRWIGGVFQGVATRYLPHYLAWRRELTAAKKLTVGRLISRITEHWCFQPLTVT; encoded by the coding sequence ATGCAATCTGAACTCTTCCAGAATTTTATTGATTCCATTTCAACATTAACCAGTGAACAGCGAGACATTCTTAACAACTCGCTCCTTAGTACTCAAATAGAGGTTACCGAGGTAGTAGAAACCACTGACTCTGAACCTGTTTACAGTGAATCTATACCCAATAACGATAATGCAACACCTGACGTAGAAAAGAGCATACTTGCCCAATTTGCCGAAAACCCCAGGTGCCCCAAATGCAAAAGCCATAGCGTTGGTCGCTGGGGCATACGAAATGGCCGACAGCGCTACCACTGCAAGACTTGCGACTCAACGTTTAACGCCTTTAGTGGAACGCCTTTGGCAAGGCTCAGGCACCCTGAAAAATGGAACAAGTACCTCGCAGGTATGACTCACTCTATGGTCTTGCGACCAGCTGCTGCTGAGAATGCCATTGACTTGAAAACTGCGTTCCGCTGGCGTCACCGCTTTCTTGAAGTGATTAATAATGATCAAGCAGAAGAGCTTTGTGGCATTACTGAGCTTGATGAAACATTTTTCCGTGAATCCTTCAAAGGGCAAAGAGAAGGCCTTCCACGGCCAACCCGAAAGCGGGGTAATGATCCCAACAAAGCCCGAAAAGTCCCGGTAATGGTGGCTCGGGACCGTAATCGAAATACCGTTGACGGTGTATTAGAAAACGAAAGTGCTAATGAATTGTGCAGGCATTTAAATGGCCGCATATCGATACAGGCCACGGTCTGTGCGGATGCACACCTCGCTCACGAAAAACTTGCTGACAAGCTTGGATTTGTCTTCAAGGAGCTGGTGACATCAGCAGGTCAACATGTTGTTGAAGGCATCTACCACATCCAGACTGTAAATTCTTATCACAGTCATTTAAAACGCTGGATTGGCGGCGTATTCCAAGGGGTTGCAACTCGTTACCTTCCCCATTATCTGGCCTGGAGGCGAGAACTGACGGCAGCAAAAAAATTAACTGTTGGCCGGTTGATCAGCAGAATTACTGAACATTGGTGCTTCCAACCATTAACGGTAACTTAG
- a CDS encoding IS4 family transposase: MGKYTIVVPQKGGRKKRKATLQVKRKKMTIQAPQRPGGRPEPVTMNIVSAEEIGNDSEDRLHWVLLTTEDIETFEDCRSIIRFYELRWRIEEFHKAWKSGAGVERLRLQSPDNIERLAVILMFVAVRLMQIREALMLPNDRQHKDRKLWSEKTLANEVVSDDEWQVLWLTYEKKALPDKPPTVTWLLQTIARLGGWGDSKHTGQPGWLVVWEGWAKLQDRVKTWQIARQFSAGEM; this comes from the coding sequence TTGGGGAAATATACGATAGTGGTTCCTCAAAAAGGAGGTAGAAAGAAGCGAAAGGCAACGCTGCAGGTCAAAAGAAAGAAGATGACAATACAGGCGCCGCAAAGGCCAGGCGGCAGGCCGGAACCGGTAACTATGAATATTGTGTCGGCTGAAGAGATTGGCAATGACTCCGAAGACCGTTTGCACTGGGTACTATTGACAACTGAAGATATTGAAACATTCGAAGACTGTCGCTCTATCATTCGATTTTACGAGCTCCGATGGCGAATAGAAGAGTTCCATAAGGCTTGGAAATCGGGAGCAGGAGTAGAAAGGCTTCGTCTGCAATCTCCGGATAACATTGAACGACTTGCGGTCATATTAATGTTTGTCGCTGTCAGACTAATGCAAATCCGTGAAGCATTAATGTTACCGAATGACAGGCAGCACAAAGACAGAAAGCTTTGGAGTGAAAAAACACTCGCGAATGAGGTGGTCAGTGATGATGAATGGCAGGTTCTCTGGCTAACCTATGAAAAAAAAGCGTTGCCCGATAAGCCGCCAACAGTCACTTGGCTGCTTCAAACGATTGCTCGGCTTGGTGGTTGGGGTGATTCAAAGCATACAGGGCAGCCCGGCTGGTTAGTGGTATGGGAAGGCTGGGCGAAATTGCAGGATCGGGTAAAAACCTGGCAGATAGCCCGGCAGTTCAGCGCTGGAGAGATGTGA
- a CDS encoding YafY family protein yields the protein MNKRQTSLETTILIIELLKRIPKSWWITALELKQQLAEIGLDRDIHTIQRHMKSLVESSHFPIDMDDRSKPYGYRWSQQAVGFTVNSLSIQESLILQMAHKTLKNLLPSSLMDSMSGFFEEANRNISHTQDPTKEVQWLSKVVVAPETQPLLPPELHPEVFNQVSCALYNNCWLELTYRNAGGDVKEKSIMPLGLAQQGPRLYLVCRFKGYEDDRILALHRMISARSTSLSFERPVDFDLKAYSDEARFTFGEGVKSGCLSG from the coding sequence ATGAATAAGCGGCAAACCTCCCTGGAAACCACCATTCTCATTATTGAGCTGCTGAAGCGAATCCCCAAAAGCTGGTGGATCACTGCCCTGGAGCTGAAGCAGCAGTTGGCTGAGATCGGGTTGGATCGGGATATCCACACTATTCAGCGGCATATGAAGTCTTTGGTAGAGAGCAGTCATTTCCCGATTGATATGGATGATCGCAGTAAGCCTTACGGTTACCGGTGGAGCCAGCAGGCGGTAGGTTTTACGGTGAACTCCCTGAGTATTCAGGAGTCGCTGATCCTGCAAATGGCGCACAAGACGTTGAAGAACCTGTTGCCAAGTAGCCTGATGGATTCCATGTCTGGCTTTTTTGAAGAGGCCAACCGGAATATAAGCCATACCCAGGATCCAACGAAGGAGGTTCAGTGGTTATCCAAAGTGGTTGTGGCACCTGAGACACAGCCATTATTGCCGCCAGAGCTTCATCCAGAAGTGTTTAACCAGGTCAGTTGTGCTCTCTATAACAACTGCTGGCTGGAACTTACCTACAGGAATGCGGGTGGTGATGTAAAAGAGAAATCGATCATGCCACTTGGGTTGGCTCAGCAAGGGCCACGGTTGTATTTGGTCTGCCGTTTCAAGGGGTATGAGGATGATCGAATTCTCGCTTTGCACAGGATGATCTCAGCCCGTTCTACATCGCTGTCGTTTGAGCGACCCGTTGACTTCGATCTGAAGGCTTACAGTGATGAAGCTCGATTCACCTTTGGAGAGGGAGTAAAATCAGGCTGTCTTTCAGGGTGA
- a CDS encoding class I SAM-dependent DNA methyltransferase gives MNTTEQQFLKALDDKLWKAADKLRSNLDAANYKHIVLGLIFLKYVSDAFEERQEELKALFQKNDDDNIYYLPRDDFDSDEDYQQAIADELEILDYYQEKNIFWVPKHARWSTLKDTATLAIGSVIWQNEQGEDVKLRSISWLIDNALDEIEKANSKLKGILNRISNYQLDNEKLIGLINSFSDTSFRNPEYQGEKLELHSKDILGHVYEYFLGQFALAEGKQGGQYYTPKSIVTLIVEMLQPFQGRVYDPAMGSGGFFVSSEKFIEEHAKERHYDASEQKKHISVYGQESNPTTWKLAAMNMAIRGIDFNFGKKNADTFLDDQHPDLRADFVMANPPFNIKDWWHARLEEDVRWQYGTPPKGNANFGWMQHMLHHLNDNGSMALLLANGSMSSNTNNEGVIRRKLIEADLVECMVALPGQLFTNTQIPACIWFLTKNKQGKNATAKDGGSAENAGAISGQVDRRGETLFIDARNMGFMKDRVLRDFTREDIASIADMFHAWQEGKDYEDKPGFCFAASLEDIQKHDFVLTPGRYVGAAEQDDDGEPLAEKMIRLTGLLQEQFSESDRLEEEIKKNSTLEF, from the coding sequence ATGAACACCACTGAACAGCAGTTCCTTAAGGCACTGGACGATAAGCTATGGAAAGCTGCGGACAAACTGCGCAGTAATCTTGATGCCGCCAACTACAAGCACATTGTGTTGGGTTTGATCTTTCTGAAATATGTGTCGGACGCTTTTGAAGAGCGTCAGGAAGAACTGAAAGCTCTCTTTCAGAAAAACGACGATGACAATATCTACTACCTGCCCCGGGACGATTTCGATTCCGACGAAGATTACCAGCAAGCCATTGCCGATGAGCTGGAAATTCTCGACTACTACCAGGAGAAAAACATCTTCTGGGTGCCGAAGCATGCCCGCTGGAGCACACTGAAAGACACCGCCACCCTGGCCATCGGTTCGGTGATCTGGCAGAACGAACAGGGGGAAGACGTTAAGCTGCGCTCCATCTCCTGGCTGATCGACAATGCCCTGGATGAAATCGAAAAAGCCAACAGCAAACTGAAAGGCATTCTCAACCGCATCAGCAACTATCAGCTGGATAACGAAAAGCTGATCGGCCTGATTAACAGCTTTTCAGACACCAGCTTTCGCAACCCGGAATACCAGGGCGAAAAGCTGGAACTGCACAGCAAGGATATCCTTGGCCACGTTTATGAATACTTCCTCGGCCAGTTCGCCCTGGCGGAAGGCAAACAGGGTGGCCAGTACTACACGCCGAAAAGCATCGTCACCCTGATTGTGGAAATGCTGCAACCCTTTCAGGGGCGGGTGTATGACCCGGCCATGGGCTCCGGTGGTTTCTTTGTCTCCAGTGAGAAGTTTATTGAGGAGCACGCCAAAGAGCGGCATTACGATGCCAGCGAACAGAAAAAGCATATCTCCGTGTACGGTCAGGAGAGCAACCCCACCACCTGGAAGCTGGCGGCCATGAATATGGCGATTCGGGGCATCGACTTTAACTTTGGCAAAAAGAACGCCGACACGTTTCTGGATGACCAGCATCCGGACCTGCGCGCCGATTTTGTGATGGCCAACCCGCCGTTCAATATCAAGGATTGGTGGCATGCCCGGCTGGAAGAGGATGTGCGCTGGCAATACGGCACACCGCCCAAAGGCAACGCCAACTTTGGCTGGATGCAGCATATGCTCCACCATTTGAACGACAACGGTTCGATGGCGCTGCTGCTGGCCAATGGTTCCATGAGTTCCAATACCAATAATGAAGGGGTGATTCGCCGTAAGCTGATTGAGGCCGATCTGGTGGAATGCATGGTGGCACTGCCGGGACAGTTGTTTACCAATACGCAGATTCCTGCCTGCATCTGGTTTCTGACCAAGAACAAGCAGGGTAAAAATGCGACCGCCAAGGATGGCGGAAGTGCCGAAAATGCAGGAGCAATTTCCGGCCAAGTGGATCGTCGGGGCGAAACGCTGTTTATTGATGCCCGTAATATGGGCTTTATGAAAGATCGGGTATTGCGGGATTTCACCCGGGAAGATATTGCCTCGATTGCTGACATGTTCCACGCTTGGCAAGAAGGTAAGGATTACGAAGATAAGCCTGGTTTTTGTTTTGCCGCATCTCTTGAAGATATTCAGAAGCACGACTTTGTTCTGACGCCGGGGCGTTATGTCGGCGCTGCTGAGCAGGATGATGACGGTGAACCCTTAGCTGAAAAGATGATTCGTTTAACTGGATTGCTTCAAGAGCAGTTTTCAGAAAGTGATCGATTAGAAGAGGAGATTAAAAAGAACTCGACTTTAGAGTTTTAA
- a CDS encoding transposase, with translation MTKFEMVAMLTSDHQVILRELASYTTFLAGALSSTAVPTFCELLFGCMLSADGFVTQALLTIDFHCVWSSYHHWLSQGKWQWKNLARHLIRLVCSKAPENQPVVLGLDDWVIERFSDKAPACRTHHQHSKKRNRPTYIWGQCWVSLAIIFERAADEVFTAIPVISFPTPASGNTSKLKIAVAMLRVVRNEVKDRVLRLLTDCWYMNWTLIKPALEMNIEVVGQIPSNRALYALPPAPTVKKRGRPKKYGIKMTTEQVKKLPEEKATVWMYGKFRKIRYRTLICRARFLKGREVRVVWSRFENDKGLTESRIFISTNPELEGLEVLRAYSRRWPVEPMFHQLKHAFGCCHLWQQKLRTLLRWMHLKMAGYALLQLLTVCKNQACLNISRIPWRSPDTTTAGMMKIALSGIIPRFSIRKGWNRYKQKYEFNFRDLIDQLIPDNSEAA, from the coding sequence ATGACGAAATTCGAGATGGTTGCCATGCTCACTTCAGATCATCAAGTAATCCTCAGGGAGCTCGCTTCATATACAACCTTTCTTGCTGGAGCGCTATCATCAACTGCAGTACCAACGTTCTGCGAACTGCTGTTCGGTTGCATGCTTTCAGCCGACGGCTTTGTTACACAGGCGTTGTTAACAATTGATTTTCATTGTGTGTGGAGCAGCTACCACCACTGGCTATCTCAGGGCAAGTGGCAATGGAAGAACTTGGCACGCCACTTGATCCGTCTGGTCTGCTCCAAAGCTCCTGAGAATCAACCTGTGGTCCTGGGGCTTGATGACTGGGTAATCGAACGGTTTTCCGACAAAGCCCCTGCTTGTCGTACACATCATCAACACAGCAAGAAACGCAATCGGCCGACGTACATCTGGGGGCAGTGTTGGGTTTCCCTGGCCATCATATTTGAGCGGGCTGCAGATGAAGTATTTACCGCCATACCGGTGATCTCATTTCCGACACCAGCTTCAGGTAACACCAGCAAACTGAAAATTGCCGTGGCCATGCTCAGGGTGGTACGCAATGAAGTGAAGGATCGAGTGCTACGCCTGCTAACCGATTGCTGGTATATGAACTGGACACTGATAAAGCCAGCTCTGGAAATGAACATAGAAGTTGTTGGTCAGATACCTTCAAATCGGGCCCTCTATGCTTTGCCGCCAGCACCCACCGTAAAGAAGCGAGGGCGCCCAAAAAAGTACGGCATCAAGATGACGACAGAACAGGTTAAGAAACTGCCGGAAGAAAAAGCAACAGTATGGATGTACGGCAAATTTCGCAAAATACGTTATCGTACCCTGATCTGTCGCGCCAGATTCCTTAAAGGTCGTGAAGTACGCGTCGTCTGGAGTCGCTTTGAAAATGACAAAGGTCTGACCGAAAGCAGAATATTCATCTCGACCAATCCGGAACTTGAGGGACTGGAGGTGCTTCGTGCCTATTCCCGGAGATGGCCGGTAGAGCCAATGTTTCACCAACTCAAACATGCTTTTGGCTGTTGCCATTTATGGCAGCAGAAATTGCGAACACTGCTTCGATGGATGCATTTGAAAATGGCAGGCTATGCATTATTGCAGTTATTAACCGTTTGTAAAAATCAGGCATGTCTGAATATTTCTCGGATACCCTGGAGAAGCCCGGATACAACCACTGCAGGCATGATGAAAATTGCTCTTTCAGGAATTATTCCGAGGTTCTCTATTCGCAAGGGCTGGAACAGATATAAGCAAAAATATGAGTTCAATTTTCGCGATCTGATCGACCAGTTAATACCGGATAATTCAGAAGCAGCATAA
- a CDS encoding restriction endonuclease subunit S, which produces MCADWPVKKLSDVAEFLNSKRIPLKSLDRAKRQGEYPYYGASGIVDHIDDYIFDGTYLVLVQKHNQLKTVDFILKN; this is translated from the coding sequence ATGTGTGCTGATTGGCCTGTAAAAAAGCTTTCTGATGTGGCTGAGTTTCTCAATTCGAAAAGAATTCCATTAAAAAGCCTTGATCGAGCTAAAAGACAGGGTGAGTATCCATATTATGGTGCTTCCGGGATTGTTGACCACATTGATGACTATATTTTTGATGGCACTTATCTAGTTCTCGTCCAAAAACACAACCAATTGAAAACTGTAGATTTTATCCTGAAAAATTAA
- a CDS encoding ISNCY family transposase, which produces MRKKRNPQCSMELHYVPHEICSQLSGISQWLDAHPQFNDWIYEDLSSGDKQNTGRNGLSAESVLRAALLKQYLNCDYDYLSFVLMDSMLFRDFCRLEPNQRPSRSSLHGLISLLTASTWERINNCQLMTAKDQGIEKGRTVAIDSTVTESDIKPPCDSDLLASSVKEICRLLERGQTLTATPLYEYTHHNRAVKDAARKCIYAGKEERHQHYKKLLQLTRKSRKVLIEATVTLANARQQGQCLLADDADKWQADVDHLLPLVDAIVSQTERRVFKGEKVPAQEKVVSLYEPHTDIIVKDRRQVQYGHKLNLVQGKSRLILDLVIEEGNPADSDQFIPMMERQKEIYGRVPRQTSGDGGYACRANLEKAKAMGISDVAFNKKRGLEVEEMTKSQYVYKTLFRFRAGIEAGISWLKRCFGLSRCHCKGSERFDSHCWLSVVCYNLVILARHPAPS; this is translated from the coding sequence ATGCGCAAAAAACGCAACCCGCAGTGTAGTATGGAACTCCATTACGTACCTCATGAAATCTGCTCCCAGCTTTCCGGTATCTCGCAATGGCTTGACGCCCATCCACAGTTCAATGACTGGATTTATGAGGACTTAAGTTCTGGTGATAAACAGAACACTGGGCGGAACGGACTATCAGCAGAATCCGTTCTTCGTGCGGCACTCCTGAAACAGTATTTGAATTGTGATTATGACTACTTGTCGTTTGTTTTGATGGACTCCATGCTCTTTCGAGACTTTTGTCGCCTCGAACCAAACCAGCGCCCCAGTCGCTCCAGTTTGCATGGGCTCATCAGCCTTCTTACTGCATCTACATGGGAACGGATTAATAACTGTCAGCTAATGACCGCTAAAGATCAGGGTATTGAAAAAGGGCGCACTGTGGCTATTGACAGCACAGTCACCGAATCGGATATCAAACCTCCTTGCGACAGTGATCTTTTAGCCAGTTCCGTTAAAGAAATTTGTCGGCTGCTGGAACGGGGACAAACACTGACAGCGACACCGCTTTATGAATATACCCATCACAACCGAGCCGTAAAAGATGCGGCCAGAAAATGCATCTACGCTGGCAAAGAAGAGCGGCATCAGCATTATAAAAAACTGCTGCAGTTGACCCGAAAATCCCGGAAGGTACTTATCGAAGCTACTGTCACGCTAGCAAACGCCCGTCAGCAGGGGCAGTGTCTCCTGGCTGATGATGCCGACAAGTGGCAGGCCGATGTGGATCACCTGTTACCCCTGGTGGATGCAATAGTCTCCCAGACAGAGCGCAGGGTCTTTAAGGGTGAAAAGGTGCCAGCCCAGGAAAAAGTGGTTAGCCTGTATGAACCCCATACGGATATCATCGTAAAAGACAGGCGGCAAGTACAGTATGGCCATAAACTGAACCTGGTTCAGGGAAAAAGTCGATTGATCCTGGACCTGGTTATTGAGGAAGGTAACCCAGCGGATTCGGACCAATTCATTCCGATGATGGAAAGACAAAAAGAAATTTATGGTCGTGTACCTCGCCAGACAAGCGGTGACGGCGGATACGCGTGTCGCGCTAATTTGGAAAAAGCCAAGGCCATGGGAATCAGCGATGTAGCTTTTAATAAGAAGCGCGGACTTGAAGTCGAAGAGATGACTAAAAGTCAGTATGTGTATAAAACGCTCTTTCGCTTCCGGGCAGGTATTGAAGCGGGAATTTCGTGGCTAAAGAGATGTTTTGGGCTATCACGTTGCCACTGCAAGGGTTCTGAGCGTTTTGATTCTCATTGCTGGTTATCGGTGGTCTGTTACAACCTGGTGATTCTGGCCAGACACCCGGCACCATCCTGA
- a CDS encoding transposase has translation MAFLEHQQLQPEDLLRFITQQQEQIIQLNEQIELLEAEIRRLKKLPAKPDIKPNTKPPDDDTGSPDGDPSAPEGNDGASPDTSSKQKVKKPNEKTRKQRKQPRKPSAEKSIPIAATDVPEGSIRNGTTPFHVQELTIQTSSIEYLLEQWVTPDGQTITAKPPASLHGHHYGPMLQAYVLHQYHGCSVTQPELLDWLWDIGISISSGELSQLLTKGHEQFHAEKDELLTTGIRCSSYIQTDDTGTRHKGKNGYCTIINNESFAWFESTDSKSRENFVSLLHRPWSTYTFTDDALIYLEKLDYPKKWLRVLNPYRGVTFLSHEAWEECMKDLRLTGRRRQQASEAMIYGSLIQHGAGHLTTFSDGARQFDVFKHSQCWIHAERGLAKVHPVNDQQAMAQKWLRTWFWAIYDDLKDFKTEPTEKKAIKVRQGFQALIQTQTCSGLLQDALSGLAVIKEELLLVLDDPSLPLHNNLSESQIREYVKRRKISSGTRSDLGRQCRDTFASLKKTCRLYGLSFWDYLKSRLMGDGLFPRLSNLIEEASRHLPCGAASSF, from the coding sequence ATGGCTTTTCTAGAACACCAGCAGTTACAACCTGAAGATCTACTGAGATTCATCACTCAGCAGCAAGAGCAGATCATTCAGCTCAATGAGCAGATAGAATTGCTTGAAGCAGAGATTCGTCGTCTAAAAAAACTGCCCGCAAAGCCTGACATCAAACCAAACACCAAACCTCCCGATGATGACACCGGCAGCCCTGATGGAGATCCATCCGCTCCTGAGGGTAACGATGGAGCCAGCCCAGACACCTCGTCAAAGCAGAAGGTTAAGAAGCCCAACGAGAAAACCAGAAAGCAGCGTAAACAGCCCCGAAAGCCATCGGCGGAAAAATCCATACCCATTGCTGCCACTGATGTTCCGGAGGGATCAATCAGGAATGGAACCACCCCTTTTCATGTTCAGGAACTGACAATACAAACATCCAGTATTGAATATCTTTTAGAGCAATGGGTGACACCCGATGGACAAACCATTACGGCCAAACCGCCAGCCAGCCTTCATGGACATCATTACGGGCCAATGCTGCAGGCCTACGTTCTGCACCAGTATCATGGTTGCTCCGTTACCCAGCCAGAACTGCTGGACTGGCTATGGGACATTGGAATCTCTATTTCCAGCGGGGAACTCAGCCAGCTTCTGACGAAAGGACACGAGCAGTTCCATGCTGAGAAAGATGAGCTGTTGACTACAGGTATTCGCTGTTCAAGTTATATCCAGACAGACGACACGGGAACAAGGCATAAGGGGAAGAACGGTTACTGCACCATCATCAATAACGAGTCCTTTGCCTGGTTCGAGAGCACAGACAGCAAAAGCCGGGAAAATTTCGTAAGCCTACTGCACCGCCCATGGTCAACTTACACGTTCACCGACGATGCCTTGATCTATCTGGAAAAACTGGATTACCCCAAAAAGTGGCTACGCGTTCTTAATCCATACAGAGGCGTCACCTTCCTGAGCCATGAAGCCTGGGAAGAATGTATGAAAGACCTGAGACTAACTGGTAGACGGCGCCAGCAGGCCAGTGAAGCCATGATTTATGGCAGCCTGATACAGCATGGAGCAGGACATCTTACCACCTTCAGTGATGGGGCAAGGCAGTTCGACGTTTTCAAACACAGCCAGTGCTGGATACATGCAGAGCGAGGGCTGGCAAAAGTTCATCCGGTCAATGATCAGCAGGCCATGGCTCAGAAATGGCTTCGGACATGGTTCTGGGCCATTTACGATGACCTTAAAGACTTCAAGACAGAGCCAACTGAAAAAAAGGCAATAAAAGTACGACAGGGGTTCCAGGCGCTGATCCAAACCCAAACGTGCAGTGGGCTTCTTCAGGATGCTCTGTCAGGGTTGGCTGTAATCAAGGAAGAGCTATTACTGGTTCTGGATGACCCGAGCTTACCGCTGCACAACAACCTGAGCGAGAGTCAGATACGAGAATATGTTAAACGACGAAAGATCAGTAGTGGGACGCGAAGCGATTTGGGGCGGCAATGTCGCGACACCTTTGCCAGCCTGAAAAAAACGTGTCGCCTGTATGGTCTCTCTTTTTGGGATTATCTGAAAAGCCGACTAATGGGCGATGGGTTATTTCCGAGATTGAGTAACCTGATTGAGGAGGCTTCACGTCATCTTCCGTGTGGTGCTGCCAGCAGTTTTTGA
- a CDS encoding restriction endonuclease subunit S, whose protein sequence is MDENYLLISEDGENLRTRNTPIAFKAKGKFWVNNHAHILAEKEEGILDYLEYYFSKLDINPYITGAVQPKLNKANLDSIGLPIPPKEERLVINKVLNSFTHKIEVNNKANQTLETIAQALFKSWFVDFDPVKAKLSVLAAGGSAEEAERAAMCAISARDEASLNTLQTEQPEAYAELARTAALFPSAMQDSELGEIPVGWNISRLQDCCIRVEAGGTPKRSEALYWGGNIKWLSSGEVRNPIVPLCQHSCRLS, encoded by the coding sequence TTGGACGAGAACTATCTACTTATTTCAGAGGATGGTGAAAACTTACGAACACGGAATACTCCAATTGCTTTTAAGGCTAAGGGGAAGTTCTGGGTAAATAATCATGCTCACATACTTGCTGAAAAAGAAGAAGGCATCCTTGATTATTTAGAATATTATTTTTCAAAACTGGATATCAATCCTTACATTACTGGGGCTGTTCAGCCAAAGCTAAACAAAGCTAATCTGGACTCCATTGGGTTACCAATCCCTCCAAAAGAGGAAAGATTGGTTATTAACAAAGTCCTGAATTCATTTACGCATAAAATCGAAGTCAACAATAAGGCCAACCAAACCCTAGAAACCATCGCCCAAGCCCTCTTCAAAAGCTGGTTTGTCGATTTCGATCCGGTAAAAGCCAAACTATCGGTATTGGCAGCAGGCGGCAGTGCCGAAGAAGCCGAACGGGCAGCCATGTGCGCCATCTCCGCCCGAGACGAGGCAAGCCTGAACACCCTGCAAACCGAACAGCCTGAAGCCTACGCCGAGCTTGCTCGAACGGCTGCACTGTTTCCTTCTGCTATGCAGGATTCAGAGTTGGGTGAGATTCCGGTGGGGTGGAATATTTCAAGGCTTCAGGACTGCTGTATTCGTGTAGAAGCTGGAGGAACGCCAAAGCGAAGTGAAGCTTTATATTGGGGTGGTAATATAAAGTGGCTTTCGTCTGGCGAAGTTCGCAATCCAATTGTCCCCCTGTGTCAGCATAGTTGTCGCCTCTCCTGA